In Drosophila innubila isolate TH190305 chromosome 2R unlocalized genomic scaffold, UK_Dinn_1.0 1_C_2R, whole genome shotgun sequence, the following are encoded in one genomic region:
- the LOC117783665 gene encoding eukaryotic translation initiation factor 6, protein MALRVQFENNDDIGVFSKLTNTYCLVAIGGSETFYSVYESELAETIPVIHANIGGCRIIGRLTVGNRNGLLVPHSTTDEELQHLRNSLPDAVKIQRVEERLSALGNVIACNDYVALVHPDLDKETEEIIADVLKVEVFRQTIAENTLIGSYTVLSNQGGMVHPKTTIQDQDELSSLLQVPLVAGTVNRGSEVLAAGMVVNDWISFVGMNTTATEISVIESVFKLNQAQPATVTTKLRAALIEEMS, encoded by the coding sequence ATGGCGCTACGCGTGCAGTTTGAGAACAATGACGATATTGGCGTCTTCAGCAAATTAACAAACACATATTGTCTGGTGGCAATTGGCGGCTCCGAGACTTTCTACAGTGTCTACGAGTCGGAGCTGGCCGAAACCATTCCGGTTATTCACGCCAACATTGGTGGCTGTAGAATCATCGGTCGCCTCACAGTCGGCAACCGGAACGGCCTCCTGGTGCCACATTCCACCACAGACGAGGAGTTGCAACATTTGCGCAACAGTTTGCCCGACGCCGTCAAGATTCAGCGCGTCGAGGAGCGTTTGTCAGCCCTTGGCAATGTGATTGCATGCAATGACTATGTGGCCCTGGTGCATCCCGATTTGGATAAGGAGACCGAAGAGATTATAGCGGATGTGCTCAAGGTGGAAGTTTTTCGTCAGACAATTGCCGAGAATACGCTTATCGGCTCCTACACGGTGCTGAGCAATCAGGGAGGCATGGTGCATCCAAAGACCACCATACAGGATCAGGATGAGCTGTCGTCGCTGCTCCAAGTGCCCCTCGTTGCCGGCACTGTGAATCGGGGCAGTGAAGTTTTGGCTGCCGGCATGGTTGTCAACGATTGGATATCGTTTGTGGGCATGAATACAACCGCCACCGAGATTTCCGTTATCGAGAgcgttttcaaattgaatcaGGCACAGCCGGCCACGGTGACAACAAAGCTGCGTGCAGCACTCATCGAGGAAATGTCCTAA